From a single Streptomyces liliifuscus genomic region:
- a CDS encoding maleylpyruvate isomerase N-terminal domain-containing protein — protein sequence MDLFSRSWTALRAAVAELSDEDFARPSGCTGWLVRDLVCHLVIDAQDVLITLVTPAEAEPTRDAVTYWDVAETPPTGDDPLDALTVRLAAAYGEPWLLKFHLDDVGSAAGRAAELADRGLRVGTRDQILTTGDYLSAYVLEWTLHHLDLVAHLQDAAEPPAEGLARSRGMLEEIAGSAFPASFSDKDALLVGTGRRAPTDAENTELGELAAKLPIVLG from the coding sequence GTGGATCTCTTCTCACGCTCCTGGACGGCGTTGCGCGCGGCGGTCGCCGAGTTGTCGGACGAGGATTTCGCCCGGCCGTCCGGCTGTACCGGCTGGCTCGTGCGGGACCTGGTGTGCCATCTGGTCATCGACGCCCAGGACGTCCTGATCACCCTCGTGACCCCCGCCGAGGCGGAACCGACCCGCGACGCGGTGACCTACTGGGACGTCGCCGAAACGCCGCCGACGGGCGACGACCCGCTCGACGCACTGACCGTCCGGCTGGCCGCCGCGTACGGGGAGCCATGGCTGCTCAAGTTCCACCTGGACGACGTCGGCTCGGCCGCCGGCCGCGCCGCCGAACTCGCCGACCGGGGCCTACGGGTGGGCACCCGCGACCAGATCCTCACCACGGGCGACTACCTTTCCGCGTACGTCCTCGAGTGGACACTGCACCACCTCGACCTGGTCGCACACCTCCAGGACGCGGCGGAGCCGCCCGCGGAGGGGCTCGCCCGGTCCCGCGGGATGCTGGAGGAGATCGCCGGGTCCGCGTTCCCGGCGTCGTTCTCCGACAAGGACGCACTGCTGGTCGGCACCGGACGGCGTGCCCCGACCGACGCGGAGAACACCGAACTGGGCGAACTGGCCGCGAAACTCCCGATCGTCCTCGGCTGA
- a CDS encoding AraC family transcriptional regulator: MDLDEFRALLIRHARPDWTTAIDGVLISRVDRSDPPYLSMSGTVLAVIAQGAKRLALGERVYEYGAGQYLVTSVDLPVTGHFTEATPERPALGFGLKLEPSAVAELLMQAGTGDIPRSGGSAPPGIAVSDAPEPLLDAVVRLLRLLDEPRDREVLAPLVKREILWRLITGEQGGIVRQLGLADSSLSHIARAVRWIRDHYSQPFRVEDVAQLSGMSVSAFHRNFQTVTAMSPIQFQKQIRLQEARLLLATHPNDITGVGRRVGYDNPSQFSREYRRQFGAPPSQDAAGLRRSVRTPAAALP, translated from the coding sequence ATGGACCTCGACGAGTTCCGCGCCCTGTTGATCCGGCACGCGCGGCCGGACTGGACCACCGCCATCGACGGCGTACTGATCTCCAGGGTCGACCGCTCCGATCCGCCGTACCTGTCGATGTCCGGCACGGTCCTCGCGGTCATCGCCCAGGGTGCGAAACGCCTCGCGCTGGGTGAGCGGGTCTACGAGTACGGCGCCGGGCAGTACCTCGTCACCTCGGTCGACCTACCGGTCACGGGCCACTTCACAGAGGCCACTCCGGAGCGTCCTGCGCTGGGTTTCGGGCTGAAGTTGGAACCGTCCGCTGTCGCCGAGCTGCTCATGCAGGCCGGCACGGGAGACATCCCCCGCTCGGGCGGCAGCGCGCCGCCGGGAATCGCCGTCAGCGACGCTCCCGAGCCGTTGCTCGACGCCGTGGTCAGGCTGCTGCGCCTGCTCGACGAGCCCCGCGACCGAGAGGTGCTCGCCCCGCTGGTCAAACGCGAGATCCTCTGGCGGCTGATCACCGGTGAACAAGGCGGCATCGTACGCCAGTTGGGCCTCGCCGACAGCAGCCTCAGTCACATCGCGCGGGCCGTGCGATGGATCCGAGACCACTACTCGCAGCCGTTCAGGGTCGAGGACGTGGCTCAGCTGTCCGGCATGAGCGTCTCCGCCTTCCACCGCAACTTCCAGACGGTGACCGCGATGAGCCCCATCCAGTTCCAGAAGCAGATCCGCCTCCAGGAGGCCCGGCTGCTGCTGGCCACCCACCCCAACGACATCACCGGCGTCGGCCGGCGCGTCGGCTACGACAACCCGTCACAGTTCAGCCGGGAATACCGCCGACAGTTCGGCGCGCCACCCAGCCAGGACGCCGCCGGCCTGCGCCGCTCCGTGCGCACCCCCGCGGCCGCCCTGCCCTGA
- a CDS encoding snapalysin family zinc-dependent metalloprotease codes for MHVRKPTIGLAAVLTVTFSLMGGQAVAAPSATAPSEVADSAVAARVFTYDASGSAEFKSAVDRGAAIWNESVDAVELRPAATGQRANIRVLADNGWPRALPTTLGNGTVYIGRQAVDQGYNTIRISAHELGHILGLPDRKPGPCSSLMSGSTAGIACTNPYPDTVEKAEVEDNFSSALTRTGGAVRSGVVIVD; via the coding sequence ATGCACGTCCGTAAGCCGACGATCGGACTCGCTGCCGTCCTGACGGTGACCTTTTCGCTGATGGGCGGCCAGGCCGTGGCCGCCCCTTCCGCGACCGCACCTTCCGAGGTCGCGGACAGCGCTGTCGCCGCACGTGTCTTCACCTACGACGCGAGTGGTTCCGCGGAGTTCAAGTCCGCCGTCGACCGCGGTGCGGCGATCTGGAACGAGAGCGTCGACGCCGTCGAACTGCGCCCGGCCGCGACCGGGCAGCGAGCCAACATCCGGGTCCTGGCGGACAACGGCTGGCCGCGCGCCCTGCCCACCACACTGGGCAACGGAACCGTCTACATCGGACGCCAGGCCGTTGACCAGGGCTACAACACGATCCGCATCTCGGCCCACGAACTGGGCCACATCCTGGGTCTGCCGGACCGCAAGCCCGGCCCGTGCTCAAGCCTGATGTCCGGTTCCACCGCGGGAATCGCGTGCACGAACCCCTACCCGGACACGGTGGAGAAGGCGGAGGTCGAGGACAACTTCAGCAGTGCGCTCACCCGGACGGGCGGAGCAGTGCGGAGCGGTGTCGTGATCGTGGACTGA
- a CDS encoding kinase produces the protein MTTISSPAQLVVLRGNSASGKSSVAAGLRERYGRGLALVSQDTLRREVLRERDIPGGANIGLIDLTVRHALEHGFHTVLEGILYVAHYGEMLARLLADHPHRTHCFYLDVPFGETLARHATKPIAHTVGESELRDWYRPLDLLPGDIETVIPAGSSLAETVDQVMHCSGLAALA, from the coding sequence ATGACGACCATCTCCTCCCCCGCACAGCTGGTCGTGCTGCGCGGCAACAGCGCGAGCGGCAAGAGTTCGGTGGCCGCGGGCTTGCGTGAGCGATATGGGCGGGGTCTCGCCCTGGTGAGTCAGGACACCCTCCGCCGCGAGGTTCTGCGCGAGCGCGACATCCCCGGCGGCGCGAACATCGGCCTGATCGACCTGACCGTCCGGCACGCCCTGGAACACGGCTTCCACACCGTGCTGGAAGGCATTCTGTACGTCGCGCACTACGGCGAGATGCTGGCCCGGCTCCTGGCCGACCACCCCCACCGCACCCACTGCTTCTACCTGGACGTCCCCTTCGGGGAGACCCTCGCCCGGCACGCCACCAAACCGATCGCCCACACGGTCGGCGAGAGCGAACTGCGGGACTGGTACCGGCCGCTGGACCTCCTGCCGGGTGACATCGAGACCGTGATTCCCGCAGGCAGTTCCCTCGCCGAAACCGTGGATCAGGTCATGCACTGCTCCGGCCTGGCCGCACTGGCGTAG
- a CDS encoding serine/threonine-protein kinase, with protein MSEGDSDRRVIDGRFRLESRLGGGGMGTVWRATDLVLHRSVAVKEVRPPDAGVAEYDPDGARMLRERVLREARALARIDHPNVVTIHHIVDGGEGTYPWIVMELVGGGSLADRLGRGPMDPAETARLGREVLAALRAAHDAGIQHRDVKPANLLLRPDGRPVLTDFGIAAIRESTALTATGSIIGTADYMAPERVSGNDGGAASDLWSLAMMLYAAVEGRHPLRRGTTLATLAAVLYEEVPPPVKAGPLADVLMRVLVRDPAARPDAESLDRMLASVAEGEQAVASGGSSGTTSYRLTPPSAAPPFPSGSGESGPPTGYPTPQDAVPRLPAAPTPYPMAPAGAPTPARPSRQRRWSRVVLSAAATALVGVLVWTLVPDGGKSGSSSSEGAGNGAGAKPSRSGTPTTESSADASTPTPRQTEKGSTTDLLTPDGIRTAIKAFKKETGSDLFGDFKVYPEHISAYVMVKGSRTRYDTYTYRVDRGLEKGIIKGSLSGGAQVFNPDDFDWDTVPGLLAEARKKLNVDSPTSRYLLVEGPNELRDTPADMAVYLSNEYNESGYLEADIHGKVTKVMAADG; from the coding sequence ATGAGCGAGGGGGACAGCGACAGACGCGTCATCGACGGGCGGTTCCGGCTGGAGTCGAGGCTCGGCGGCGGTGGGATGGGCACGGTCTGGCGGGCCACGGACCTCGTGCTGCACCGGAGCGTGGCCGTCAAAGAGGTGCGGCCGCCGGACGCCGGGGTGGCCGAGTACGACCCGGACGGCGCGCGGATGCTGCGCGAGCGTGTCCTGCGCGAGGCCAGGGCGCTGGCCAGGATCGACCACCCGAATGTCGTGACGATCCATCACATCGTCGACGGCGGCGAGGGCACCTATCCATGGATCGTCATGGAACTCGTCGGCGGCGGATCGCTGGCCGACCGCCTGGGCCGCGGACCGATGGACCCGGCGGAGACGGCCCGGCTCGGACGCGAGGTGCTGGCCGCACTGCGCGCCGCGCACGATGCGGGCATCCAGCACCGGGACGTCAAACCCGCCAACTTGCTCCTTCGCCCCGACGGCCGCCCCGTGCTCACGGACTTCGGGATCGCGGCGATCCGCGAATCGACGGCTCTCACCGCCACCGGGTCCATCATCGGCACCGCCGACTACATGGCGCCGGAGCGGGTGTCGGGCAACGACGGCGGAGCGGCGTCGGACCTCTGGTCGCTGGCGATGATGTTGTACGCCGCCGTCGAGGGCCGGCACCCCCTGCGCCGGGGCACGACGCTGGCCACGCTCGCGGCCGTCCTCTACGAGGAGGTCCCGCCACCGGTGAAGGCCGGGCCCCTGGCGGACGTACTGATGCGGGTGCTGGTGCGGGATCCGGCGGCGCGCCCGGATGCCGAGAGCCTTGACCGGATGCTGGCTTCGGTGGCCGAGGGCGAACAGGCTGTGGCCTCGGGCGGATCATCGGGGACCACCTCCTACCGGCTGACGCCTCCGTCGGCCGCTCCGCCGTTCCCTTCCGGCTCGGGCGAGTCCGGTCCACCGACCGGATACCCGACCCCGCAGGACGCCGTTCCCCGGCTGCCCGCCGCGCCTACGCCGTACCCGATGGCGCCCGCCGGTGCACCGACTCCCGCCCGGCCGTCTCGGCAGCGGCGCTGGTCCAGGGTCGTCCTGTCCGCCGCTGCGACAGCGCTTGTCGGCGTCCTCGTGTGGACCCTGGTGCCGGACGGGGGGAAGTCCGGATCCTCGTCCTCCGAGGGCGCCGGGAACGGGGCGGGAGCGAAGCCGTCGCGCAGCGGTACGCCGACGACCGAATCGTCCGCCGACGCCTCGACGCCCACGCCCAGGCAGACGGAAAAGGGAAGCACCACCGATCTGCTGACGCCGGACGGCATCCGCACCGCGATCAAGGCGTTCAAGAAGGAGACGGGCAGCGACCTGTTCGGCGATTTCAAGGTGTATCCCGAGCACATCTCCGCCTACGTGATGGTCAAGGGCAGTCGAACCCGATACGACACGTACACCTACCGCGTCGACCGGGGTTTGGAGAAGGGAATCATCAAGGGCTCGCTGTCCGGCGGAGCCCAGGTGTTCAACCCGGACGACTTCGACTGGGACACGGTCCCCGGGCTGCTCGCCGAGGCCAGGAAGAAGCTGAACGTCGACAGTCCCACGAGCCGCTACCTGCTGGTCGAAGGGCCGAACGAGCTGCGCGACACCCCCGCCGACATGGCTGTGTACCTCAGCAACGAGTACAACGAGAGCGGCTATCTGGAGGCCGACATCCACGGCAAGGTGACCAAGGTGATGGCCGCCGACGGATGA
- a CDS encoding VOC family protein translates to MSDEPAVRGLRLVVTAADYDAALHFYRDVLGLTERGAFASADGRVTILEAGRATLEIADPNHADFIDEVEVGRRVAGHIRVAFEVDDSVATTSKLAAAGAQVIAEPTRTPWNSLNSRLEAPGDLQLTLFTELDD, encoded by the coding sequence ATGTCCGATGAACCCGCTGTCCGCGGACTCCGCCTGGTGGTCACGGCGGCCGACTACGACGCGGCGCTGCACTTCTACCGCGATGTCCTCGGTCTGACCGAGCGTGGCGCGTTCGCCTCCGCCGACGGACGGGTCACCATCCTCGAAGCCGGCCGCGCCACTCTGGAGATCGCCGATCCCAACCACGCCGACTTCATCGACGAGGTCGAGGTCGGCCGCCGCGTGGCGGGCCACATCCGGGTCGCCTTCGAGGTCGACGACTCGGTCGCCACCACGTCGAAGCTGGCCGCCGCCGGAGCCCAGGTGATCGCCGAGCCGACACGTACCCCTTGGAACTCGCTGAACTCCCGGCTGGAGGCACCGGGCGATCTTCAGCTGACGCTCTTCACGGAGCTCGACGACTAG
- a CDS encoding M4 family metallopeptidase yields the protein MSGLSGAAALFGVAALVVPAVPADAATAGAAPRPPSPGEVIPGQETRTPALVRDIREQAPSTGSAAGAARTYLDDKRSRYCIADAQRDLVPAGTTTASGQETVRLQQRHRGVPVLGGQYVVRMETKDGERVVTGTSGKYFTELRTATTPEVGEELAVERAVDAVLAEFDAKHFAVKSPREGDEDESPLTGTARGLVVLPTGAGVLTQRVTVRGTDPASGEPVLREVYIDARAGYPVLQYSGIKTFGAPGQAAGKPAAGTAPKRTRAASKGSGVRLDGTTVALDVELDENRGEYVLRDRTRIPPDEFTDNVLSTWDARGKWASDVGGQWPDGIQEFGSPTPAFGTEATESGAVDAHWAAGQVYDYFKNKHGRNSLDGRGMTINSLVGITDYGQPYVNAFWDGEKMVYGTGDAEYRPLSASVDVVGHEMTHGVIEHSANLVYAGQSGAMNEAIADYFGNAIETDVYDIPVTHPDAGLLGERLCRTKTPRECALRDLNDGRNTAKSFLGVGFATDNGGVHLNSTIFGGALWDAREELGAEVTDRIVHKALTEYLTPLDGFTEGRAAVLAAAQDLGVPAPGQKALQRAFTAHGIVPGWELALGVDSDPLLDRVNTTRTNLGAGGGWWAASKSNEEGSEPYSVWAGRADGEGQLKLMSPNDGRYHVNPATDGRTVVWQAHGSDGVDILARPLAGGPVKVLWHGRAVGSSVDVDGDVVAFDYQNHGGRQGVAYLSLKDPTNKVTTGGGTYHRAYSSSVSNGKVAYQERRRVRAEYALNTVVVDVATGGKREIQTAPSSTSLGPTAINGTHVFWLLDEGTAEGRTALRRAALDGSGVVDLSPQTAPDALNAYDVTVSEDAVTVGTYLPDTEIRNESVPKLHQFAAGGSPEDPGTRKGRVSCNRGEQASAAAVAGGQVVWLDATTGVTDVVTRTRPTGRCG from the coding sequence TTGAGCGGATTGTCGGGTGCGGCGGCGCTGTTCGGTGTCGCCGCGCTCGTCGTCCCGGCGGTTCCTGCCGACGCGGCGACAGCGGGGGCAGCACCGCGACCGCCGAGCCCTGGGGAGGTGATACCGGGCCAGGAGACGAGAACACCGGCGCTCGTACGGGACATCCGGGAGCAGGCGCCGTCGACCGGCAGCGCGGCGGGCGCGGCCCGCACCTACCTGGACGACAAGCGGAGCCGCTACTGCATCGCGGACGCGCAGCGCGATCTCGTACCCGCCGGGACCACTACCGCAAGCGGTCAGGAGACGGTCCGGCTTCAGCAGAGGCACCGGGGCGTGCCGGTCCTGGGTGGTCAGTACGTCGTCCGTATGGAGACGAAGGACGGGGAGCGGGTCGTCACCGGCACCTCGGGCAAGTACTTCACCGAACTGCGCACCGCCACGACGCCCGAGGTCGGTGAGGAACTCGCCGTCGAGCGGGCCGTCGACGCCGTCCTCGCCGAGTTCGACGCGAAGCACTTTGCCGTGAAGTCACCGCGTGAGGGTGACGAGGACGAGTCCCCGCTCACGGGCACCGCGCGCGGGCTGGTCGTCCTGCCCACCGGGGCAGGCGTCCTCACCCAGCGGGTCACCGTGCGCGGCACCGACCCGGCGAGCGGTGAACCCGTACTGCGTGAGGTCTACATCGACGCCCGCGCCGGATATCCGGTCCTCCAGTACAGCGGTATCAAGACGTTCGGCGCACCCGGCCAGGCAGCAGGCAAGCCGGCGGCGGGCACCGCGCCGAAGCGGACCCGGGCCGCGTCGAAGGGCTCAGGCGTCCGGCTCGACGGCACGACCGTCGCCCTCGACGTGGAACTCGACGAGAACCGCGGCGAGTACGTGCTGCGCGACCGCACCCGAATACCCCCCGACGAGTTCACCGACAATGTCCTGTCCACCTGGGACGCGCGCGGCAAGTGGGCCAGTGACGTGGGCGGGCAATGGCCCGACGGCATCCAGGAGTTCGGCTCGCCGACCCCCGCGTTCGGCACCGAGGCCACCGAATCGGGAGCCGTCGACGCGCACTGGGCCGCCGGGCAGGTCTACGACTACTTCAAGAACAAGCACGGCCGGAACAGCCTCGACGGCCGCGGCATGACCATCAACTCCCTGGTGGGCATCACCGACTACGGGCAGCCGTACGTCAACGCCTTCTGGGACGGCGAGAAGATGGTGTACGGCACCGGCGACGCCGAGTACCGCCCGCTCTCCGCGAGTGTGGACGTCGTAGGCCACGAGATGACGCACGGCGTGATCGAGCACTCCGCGAACCTCGTCTACGCGGGCCAGTCCGGCGCCATGAACGAGGCGATCGCCGACTACTTCGGCAACGCGATCGAGACCGACGTGTACGACATCCCGGTGACGCACCCCGACGCGGGTCTCCTCGGTGAGCGACTCTGCCGTACGAAGACCCCTCGGGAGTGTGCGCTGCGCGACCTCAACGACGGGCGGAACACGGCCAAGTCCTTCCTCGGCGTCGGCTTCGCCACCGACAACGGCGGCGTCCACCTCAACTCGACCATCTTCGGCGGGGCGCTGTGGGACGCCCGCGAGGAGCTGGGCGCCGAGGTCACCGACCGGATCGTCCACAAAGCACTCACCGAGTACCTCACCCCGCTCGACGGCTTCACCGAGGGACGGGCCGCCGTGCTCGCGGCGGCCCAGGACCTGGGCGTCCCGGCGCCCGGCCAGAAGGCTCTGCAACGCGCCTTCACCGCCCACGGAATCGTGCCCGGCTGGGAGTTGGCCCTCGGCGTGGACTCCGACCCGCTCCTCGACCGGGTCAACACGACCCGTACGAACCTGGGTGCGGGCGGCGGCTGGTGGGCGGCGTCCAAGTCCAATGAGGAGGGCTCGGAACCGTACTCGGTGTGGGCCGGACGCGCCGACGGCGAGGGGCAGCTCAAGCTGATGAGCCCCAACGACGGCCGCTACCACGTCAATCCGGCGACCGACGGCAGGACGGTGGTGTGGCAGGCACACGGCTCCGACGGCGTCGACATCCTGGCCAGACCCCTCGCGGGCGGTCCCGTGAAGGTGCTGTGGCACGGCAGGGCCGTGGGCAGCTCGGTGGACGTCGACGGTGACGTCGTGGCCTTCGACTACCAGAACCACGGCGGGCGTCAGGGCGTGGCGTATCTGAGTCTGAAGGACCCGACGAACAAGGTGACGACCGGCGGCGGGACCTACCACCGGGCGTACTCCTCGTCGGTGAGCAACGGCAAGGTCGCCTACCAGGAGCGGCGACGGGTGCGCGCCGAATACGCGCTGAACACGGTCGTCGTCGATGTCGCGACCGGTGGGAAGCGGGAGATCCAGACGGCCCCGAGCAGCACGAGCCTCGGCCCGACGGCCATCAACGGCACGCATGTCTTCTGGCTTCTCGACGAGGGCACGGCCGAGGGCAGGACGGCCCTGCGCCGCGCCGCGCTCGACGGTTCCGGCGTGGTGGACCTCAGTCCGCAGACCGCGCCCGACGCGCTGAACGCGTACGACGTGACGGTGTCCGAGGACGCGGTGACGGTCGGCACCTACCTCCCCGACACCGAGATCCGCAACGAGTCGGTTCCCAAGCTCCACCAGTTCGCGGCGGGCGGCTCGCCCGAGGACCCCGGCACACGCAAGGGCCGCGTCTCCTGCAACCGCGGCGAGCAGGCGTCGGCCGCAGCGGTGGCGGGCGGCCAGGTGGTGTGGCTGGACGCGACGACCGGCGTCACCGACGTGGTGACCCGCACCCGCCCGACGGGCCGATGCGGCTGA
- a CDS encoding type B 50S ribosomal protein L31, whose amino-acid sequence MRVGIHPVSRPVVYRDRAADVAFLTRSTADSARTIEWEDGNTYPVIDVEVSSASHPFYTGTSRVMDSAGRVERFERRYGRAASSTR is encoded by the coding sequence ATGAGGGTCGGCATTCACCCCGTTTCCCGCCCGGTCGTCTACCGGGACCGCGCCGCGGACGTCGCGTTCCTCACCCGTTCGACCGCCGACTCGGCGAGGACGATCGAGTGGGAGGACGGCAACACCTACCCCGTGATCGACGTGGAAGTCTCGTCGGCCAGTCACCCGTTCTACACGGGAACCTCGCGGGTCATGGACAGCGCGGGCCGCGTGGAGCGGTTCGAGCGGCGCTACGGACGTGCGGCGTCATCGACCCGATGA
- the ykgO gene encoding type B 50S ribosomal protein L36, which produces MKVRKSLRSLKSMPGAQVVRRRGTVFVINKKNPRFKARQG; this is translated from the coding sequence ATGAAGGTGCGCAAGTCGTTGCGCTCACTGAAGTCGATGCCCGGGGCGCAGGTCGTGCGCCGACGGGGCACGGTGTTCGTGATCAACAAGAAGAACCCGCGCTTCAAGGCCCGTCAGGGCTGA
- the mgrA gene encoding L-glyceraldehyde 3-phosphate reductase — MSHVMNPDRYDGTMRYRRTGRSGLDLPVLSLGYWHNFGDDRSFESQREIALRAFDLGITHHDLANNYGPPYGAAETNFGRLMKQDLAPYRDELVVSTKAGWDMWPGPYGQGGGSRKYMLASLDQSLRRTGLEYVDIFYSHRLDADTPLEETMGALDTAVRQGKALYVGISSYDAERSREAAAILRDLGTPLLIHQPSYSMLNRWVETEGLLDTAEQEGFGVIGFTALAQGLLTGRYLDGVPQDSRAAQGTSFDTTWLSDDMLRRLRALNDIAARRGQSLAQMALAWALRDERVTSLVIGASRPEQLEQNVAALENPDFSSEELAEIDKYATDGGVDLWRDARLGNLG; from the coding sequence ATGAGCCATGTCATGAATCCTGACCGCTACGACGGCACCATGCGCTACCGGCGCACCGGGCGTTCGGGGCTCGACCTGCCCGTCCTGTCCCTGGGCTACTGGCACAACTTCGGCGACGACCGGTCCTTCGAGAGCCAGCGCGAGATCGCTCTGCGCGCCTTCGACCTCGGCATCACCCACCATGACCTCGCGAACAACTACGGTCCGCCGTACGGCGCCGCGGAGACCAACTTCGGGCGGCTGATGAAGCAGGACCTCGCGCCGTACCGGGACGAGTTGGTGGTCTCCACCAAGGCCGGCTGGGACATGTGGCCCGGCCCCTACGGCCAGGGCGGCGGCTCCCGCAAGTACATGCTCGCCTCGCTCGACCAGTCGCTGCGTCGCACGGGGCTGGAGTACGTGGACATCTTCTACTCCCACCGGCTCGACGCCGACACTCCTCTCGAGGAGACGATGGGGGCGCTCGACACCGCCGTCCGCCAGGGCAAGGCCCTGTACGTCGGCATCTCCTCCTACGATGCCGAGCGCAGCCGCGAGGCGGCCGCCATCCTCCGGGACCTGGGCACCCCGCTGCTCATCCACCAGCCGTCGTACAGCATGCTCAACCGCTGGGTGGAGACCGAGGGTCTGCTCGACACCGCGGAGCAGGAGGGCTTCGGGGTCATCGGCTTCACGGCCCTCGCCCAGGGGCTGCTGACCGGGCGTTACCTCGACGGGGTCCCGCAGGACTCGCGTGCGGCACAGGGGACCTCTTTCGACACCACATGGCTGTCGGACGACATGCTGCGCAGGCTGCGCGCCCTCAACGACATCGCGGCCCGGCGCGGTCAGAGCCTGGCCCAGATGGCCCTCGCCTGGGCGCTGCGCGACGAGCGTGTCACCTCGCTCGTCATCGGCGCGTCGCGCCCCGAGCAGCTGGAGCAGAACGTCGCCGCACTGGAGAACCCCGACTTCAGCAGCGAGGAACTGGCCGAGATCGACAAGTACGCCACCGACGGCGGCGTCGACCTGTGGCGGGACGCCCGCCTGGGCAACCTGGGGTGA
- a CDS encoding SDR family NAD(P)-dependent oxidoreductase: MKVAIVTGASSGIGQSAAIQIAKRGVGVVLTFSGNRQGGLDTVAAIEKEGGTAVALPLDVGESGSFPAFRTSVVDVLRDTWGRDSFDHLVNNAGFGQMAMFEDTTEELFDRFTRVLLKGPYFLTQTLLPLMADGGAVVNTTSNSAMASGLEPGYSAYASMKGGLIVLTRYMAKEFSARGIRVNAVAPGSTRTRISDDAFERFPEVIPALAAKTALGRVGEPDDIGTVIASLLSEESRWITAQNIEVSGGYNL, encoded by the coding sequence ATGAAGGTCGCCATTGTCACCGGTGCCAGTTCCGGAATCGGCCAGAGCGCGGCAATACAGATCGCCAAGCGGGGGGTCGGAGTGGTACTGACCTTCAGCGGCAACCGCCAAGGGGGCCTGGACACCGTGGCGGCGATCGAAAAGGAGGGCGGTACGGCTGTCGCGCTGCCGCTGGACGTCGGCGAGAGCGGCAGCTTCCCGGCCTTCCGCACGTCCGTGGTCGACGTACTGCGCGACACCTGGGGGCGCGACAGCTTCGACCACCTCGTCAACAACGCCGGCTTCGGGCAGATGGCGATGTTCGAGGACACCACCGAGGAACTCTTCGACCGGTTCACTCGGGTCCTGCTCAAGGGCCCGTACTTCCTGACCCAGACGCTGCTGCCGTTGATGGCCGACGGCGGGGCCGTCGTCAACACGACCAGCAACTCCGCCATGGCGTCCGGTCTGGAGCCCGGCTACTCCGCCTACGCGTCGATGAAGGGCGGCCTGATCGTGCTGACCCGCTACATGGCCAAGGAGTTCAGCGCGCGGGGCATCCGCGTCAACGCGGTCGCACCGGGTTCCACCCGCACCCGGATCTCCGACGACGCCTTCGAGCGGTTCCCCGAGGTGATCCCGGCCCTCGCGGCGAAGACGGCACTCGGCAGGGTGGGCGAACCCGACGACATCGGCACGGTGATCGCCTCCCTGCTCTCCGAGGAGAGCCGCTGGATCACCGCACAGAACATCGAGGTGTCCGGCGGCTACAACCTCTAG